In Zingiber officinale cultivar Zhangliang chromosome 8B, Zo_v1.1, whole genome shotgun sequence, a single genomic region encodes these proteins:
- the LOC122016329 gene encoding probable protein phosphatase 2C 33: MATDVRPRDPSIQSPMVPLATLIGLEIRGGKSEKPSIKYGNAAFAKRGEDYFLVRPDCFRVPGDATSLFSVFAIFDGHNGASAAVFAKEHLLDHVMSVIPQGISREEWLEALPRALVAGFVKADTDFQRKGETSGTTATLVVIDGWTVTVASVGDSRCILDSQDGVVSLLTVDHRLEENVEERERVTASGGEVGRLNLCGGKEVGPLRCWPGGLCLSRSIGDTDVGEFIVPIPHVKQVKLSAAGGRLIIASDGIWDALPSELAAKACRGLPAELAAKLVVKEALRKSGLKDDTTCLVVDIIPPEHTFVQSPTIKQQNKFRSLIFGKKSKNGVGKPTKLSSVGAVEELFEEGSAMLEERLGKNFSPTEDSGTLRCAICQTDRVLDDDLLIDSSDSFSATSKAWEGPYLCHDCRRKKDAMEGKRPRESTMSR; the protein is encoded by the exons ATGGCAACCGACGTACGGCCACGAGATCCGAGCATTCAGTCTCCCATGGTCCCCCTCGCAACCCTCATCGGCCTGGAGATCCGAGGCGGCAAGTCTGAGAAGCCCTCCATTAAGTACGGCAACGCCGCCTTCGCTAAGAGGGGCGAAGATTACTTCCTTGTGAGGCCCGACTGCTTCCGGGTTCCAGGCGACGCCACCTCCTTGTTCTCGGTCTTCGCG ATCTTTGATGGGCACAATGGAGCTTCAGCTGCTGTATTCGCAAAAGAACACCTTTTGGACCACGTCATGAGCGTAATTCCACAGGGAATTAGTAGAGAAGAGTGGCTTGAAGCCCTTCCCCGGGCGCTTGTCGCTGGTTTTGTTAAGGCAGACACCGATTTCCAGCGAAAAG GGGAGACTTCCGGGACGACAGCAACACTCGTTGTCATTGACGGTTGGACTGTGACAGTTGCATCTGTTGGCGATTCGCGCTGCATACTAGACTCACAGGATGGCGTAGTTTCGTTGCTTACAGTCGACCATAGACTGGAAGAGAATGTTGAGGAGAGAGAGCGTGTCACTGCTAGTGGTGGGGAGGTTGGAAGACTTAACCTTTGCGGAGGGAAAGAG GTTGGGCCACTTAGATGCTGGCCTGGTGGGCTATGCCTCTCCAGGTCAATTGGAGATACAGATGTAGGCGAGTTCATCGTCCCAATTCCTCACGTGAAGCAAGTGAAG CTTTCTGCTGCTGGAGGACGGTTGATAATTGCTTCTGATGGCATATGGGATGCTCTTCCATCTGAGCTAGCTGCCAAAGCTTGCCGAGGACTTCCTGCAGAACTTGCTGCAAAGCTTGTGGTGAAG GAAGCTTTGCGAAAAAGTGGCCTAAAAGATGATACAACTTGCCTAGTTGTTGATATAATTCCACCAGAACATACATTTGTACAATCTCCAACAATAAAGCAGCAAAACAAATTCAGATCTCTTATTTTCGGGAAGAAGTCAAAGAATGGTGTTGGAAAACCTACCAAATTGTCTTCTGTTGGAGCTGTGGAGGAGTTATTTGAGGAGGGGTCGGCTATGCTGGAAGAAAG ACTGGGAAAAAATTTCTCGCCGACGGAGGACTCAGGGACTCTTCGATGTGCTATCTGCCAGACAGATCGAGTGTTGGATGATGATCTATTAATCGATTCCAGCGATTCATTTTCTGCAACATCGAAAGCATGGGAGGGTCCCTACCTTTGCCATGATTGCCGGAGAAAGAAAGATGCCATGGAGGGAAAACGGCCTCGCGAATCGACGATGTCCAGGTGA